The following DNA comes from Mucilaginibacter jinjuensis.
CCTCGAACTCGGCCGTCGACGCAGCGATACAGAAACCAAAGTGGCTGATGTAATAACCGGCAGCAATAGCGCCTGGCAAATTCTTCGCCGCCACCTGGTAGATCTCAATCACGAAGAATTCTGGATATTGTTACTCAGTCGCAACAATAAAGTGATCGGTAAAGAGCTTATCAGCAAGGGTGGTTTATCAGGTACTGTCGCCGATCCAAAGATCATCTTCAACATCGCGCTGCTTCACCAGGCATCATCTATTATTCTGGCGCATAACCATCCTTCAGGTAATTTAAAACCCAGTCAACAGGATATTGATCTGACCCGTAAACTCCATCAGGCCGGAAAGATTCTCGACATTAATGTCTTCGATCATTTAATTATTACCGATGATGGGTTTTTGAGTTTTGCGGATGAAGGGCTTCTTTGATTTCGGAAGTCGGATGTTAGATTTCGGATTTATTGGGGTTGTTCGCTTTTCTTCCCCTCTTGAGAGGGGTTAGGGGTGTGTCTTTGCAGTTAGTATATCGTAGAAACACACCCCCGCCAGCGCACAGCCCTCCGCGCCCCCTCTCAAGAGGGGAATGGAGATTTCAGATTCAACAAAGCACAGAACCTTTAATAACCTAATTATTGTGGCCTCTTAATTTTCGGGCAGCACAGCACCGGCCTAATCACTGCCTTTTAAAGAAAATTGAGCAGCCACGACTTTTTTCTTTGGTTCGTTTCTTTTTTGAGAGAAAAAAGAAATGAACTTCCACTGACGATTCATATTCAACACTGCCATTCCTAATGAAAAACGGATTGTGCATTATGTAAGTATAATCTCTGTAGGTCGGGGATTGCCACGCTATCGCTCGCAATGACGCGCGGGGTGAACGTTTATTGTTAAATCCGAAATCGAAAATCCGCAATCCGAAACAAAAAATTCTATCTTTGCCGATTATCATCACATCGAATGAAGATATCTTATAATTGGCTTAAAGAATTTATACAGACAGATAAAACCCCGGCTGAAATTTCACAGATCCTGACCAGCACTGGTTTAGAGGTGGAGAGCCTGGAAAAAGTACAGGCAATTCCGGGTGGACTGGAAGGTTTGGTAATTGGTTACGTTAAAGATTGTGCCCAGCACCCCAATGCCGACCGCCTGCGTGTTACCCACGTTGACGTTGGCAGCGGCGAAGACCTGCAGATTGTTTGCGGTGCGCCCAATGTGGCTGCCGGACAAAAAGTGGTTGTTGCTGTAGTTGGTACAACCGTTTACCCAACACATGGCGAACCGTTTAAAATTGCAAAATCGAAGATCAGGGGCGAAGTATCCGAAGGGATGATCTGCGCTGATGACGAGATTGGATTGGGCGAATCGCATGCCGGGATTATGGAATTACCTGCGGATGCTATAGTTGGCACCCTGGCTAAAGACTATTTTAACCTGCCCGACGATTACATGTACGAAATCGGTTTAACGCCAAACCGTGCCGATGCTACTTCGCACCTGGGTACTGCGCGCGATATTGCGGCTTACCTGCGTACACATATTACCAAACCCGATGTTTCTGCCTTTGCGGTAGATAATAACAGTTTGGTGATCCCTGTTGAAGTGGAAAGCAAGGCGGCTATCCGTTACAGCAGCTTAACTATTTCTGGCATTACAGTAGGCGAATCGCCAAAATGGTTGAAAGAGCGTTTGGCTGTTATCGGCGTACGTTCTATCAATAATGTGGTTGATATTACCAATTTTGTGCTGCACGATTTGGGTCAGCCGATGCATGCTTTTGATGCCGATAAAATTACCGGTAACAAGGTGATTGTGAAAACTGTGGCTGAAGGAACTCCTTTTGTTACTTTAGATGGCGTTGAACGCAAACTGCACCAGGATGATCTGATGATTTGCAACACTAACGAACCGATGTGTATTGCCGGTGTATTTGGTGGTGCAACCTCGGGCGTAAGTGATGCTACTACTAACATATTTTTAGAGAGCGCTTACTTTAATCCGGTTTCTGTACGTAAAACATCAAAACGTTTTGGGTTGAAAACCGATTCTTCTTTCCGTTTCGAAAGAGGTACCGATCCGGATATGACTGTGTTCGCATTGAAGCGTGCAGCCCTGTTAATTAAAGAAATTGCAGGCGGAAGTATTTCATCCGACACATCAGACATATATCCGGCTAAAGCCGAAGCCTTCCAGGTTGAGTTTAGCTATAAAAATGCGATTCGTCTGATTGGTAAAGATATCCCTGCTGCCGAGATTAAAGCCATTATCGAGGCTTTAGACATTAAGGTAGAACAAGAGAGCGCAGAAGGCTTGTTATTGGCCGTGCCTGCCTATCGTGTGGATGTTACCCGCGAGGTTGACGTGATTGAAGAGGTATTGCGTATTTACGGATACAACAACATCGAAATCCCAACGCAGATCCGTGCGTCGTTAAATACTTCGGCTAAACCAGAGCGTGATACTATTCAGCGTATAATCTCTGAATTGCTGACTGCGAATGGCTTTAACGAAATGCTGGCTAACTCGTTAACCAGTTCAAGTTACGCTACAGATCTGGAGCATGCCGTTAAGATCCTGAACCCGCTGAGCAATGATCTGGACATTATGCGCCAAACTTTGCTGTATTCGGGCCTGGAGGCTATTGCATATAATCAAAATCGTAAAAATGCGAATGTTAAGCTTTACGAGTTTGGCAAGGTGTATGGTGTTAAGGAAGATAAATATACTGAGAACCGTCAGCTTTCATTATTCATCAGCGGTGCAAACCAGGGCGAGCAATGGGGGCATAAATCAGAAACGGTTTCGTTCTACCACTTAAAAGGTGCGGTTGACGAGTTAATCGATCGCCTGAACCTGAATGATTACAGTGTAGAAGATGTGGCTGACGATGAATTATCTTACGGCTTGCAGTACAACTACCGTGGCGGTAAAACGCTGGTTAAGTTTGGTTCGGTACAAGGATCGGCATTAAAGAAAACAGATGTGGAGAAAGAAGTATTCTTCGCCCTGTTTAATTTCGACCTGATATTGCAGCTGGTGCAAAAAAACAAGATCACGTTTAAGGATGTATCTAAATTTCCGGCTGTAAGGCGCGATTTATCGATGCTGGTTGACCAATCGGTTACCTTTAACCAACTGAAATTAATTGCTCAGAAGACCGAGCGTAAGTTGCTAACCGAAGTTAACGTGTTCGACGTTTACCAGGGCGATAAACTGCCTGCAGGTAAAAAATCGTATGCCTTAAGCTTTATTTTACAGGATGAAGAGAAAACCCTGACAGACAAGGCTATTGACAGCATAATGCAGAAATTAATTCATAACTTAGGAAAAGAAGCAGGAGCGGAGATAAGAAAATAATTTTGAGTTAGTGAGTTGCGAGTTAGTGAGTAATCTCACAAAGTCTGTTACTCACTAATTCACTCACTCGCGACTCAAAACTAATTTACCATGCCTTCAATAACCGAGCAGTTATCAGCAGTTACAGAGAAAACGGAGCGCTTAATTGAGCTTTGTACTGTATTGCAGCAGGAAAATGATTTGTTGAAGCGTGAACGGGAAACGCTTACAAGCACCATCAAAGAGAGCAAAAATAAGCACGTTGAGTTGGAAGAGAAGCTTCGTGTATTGAAGTTGGCTAAATCATTTTCGGAAACGAGTGAAAAAAGCCTTGACATCAAGCAAAAAATTAACGAATTTGTGCAGGAAATTGATAAGTGTATTGTGTTACTAAAGAAGTAACGCAAAAAAGTGAACAAGCTCAATGGGAGAAATCTCCATAAAAATAAATATTGCTGACAGAGTTTACCCTTTAAAGGTAAGCATGGAAGAGGAAGAAATAATACGCAGGGCAGCAAAGCTCATCGGCGACAGACTGAAGGAATATCAGGAAAATTATGCCGTTAGAGACAAGCAGGACCTGCTTTCGATGGCAGTATTGCATTATGCAACAGCATCATTAAAGGCAGAGCGTAAGGTTACGGTTGAGGATACGGAAGTAGCCGACGGCGTATACAAATTAGACCAATTATTGACTGATTTTTTCTCGAAGTAATAACGTTCTTACATACAAAGGGCAAAGTTTAACCGCGGTTAAATTTTAAGTTTCACTACTGAAAACAGGAAATACTGTGATCGGGCGGACTAATAGCAGGCGCTTAATGCTGTGATGTCCCTCTGTGAATTTGTTTCCAAAGCGATGACACTTGAAATTTACTTGCGGTTTTTTTATACATATATAACCATTATGAACACACTCTATGTAATTATCGGGCTTCTGATTGGTGCCATTATCGGTATCGTCATCGGTCGATTTCTTCTACGGAAGCTATTTAAGGAACAAGAAACATCGGCTCAAAATAAAGTTAAGAAGATCTTAAAAGAGGCAGAGAACAATGCCGAGATTTTGAAAAAGAACAAGCTGCTGGAAGCTAAAGAGAAATTTTTACAGCTAAAAGCAGAGCATGAGCAGGAAGTTAATTCAAAAAATAATAACCTCAATCAGCGCGAAAACTCGCTGAAACAAAAGGAGCAATCATTAAACTCTAAGCTCGAAAACGCTAACCGCCGCGATGCGGAAGTTGACAACGTACGTAAAAACCTGGAGCGCCAAACAGAACTTGCCGTTAAAAAGCAGGAAGAAGTTGAGCATTTAAAGCAACAGCACTTACAGCAACTGGAAACCATAGCAGGCATAAGCGCCGAAGAAGCTAAAAACCAGCTGGTAGATAACCTGCGCGAAGAAGCCCGTACCAAAGCCATGATGCAGATCAAGGATATTGTTGATGAGGCTAAATTGACTGCTACTAAAGAAGCTAAAAAGGTGGTTATCCAAACCATCCAACGTACCGCTACAGAGAGTGCTATCGAAAATACTGTATCTATCTTCAATATCGAGAACGACGAGATTAAAGGCCGTATCATCGGTCGCGAAGGTCGTAACATCCGTGCGCTGGAAGCAGCAACCGGTATCGAGATTATTGTTGATGACACCCCCGAGGCTATTATCCTTTCTGGTTTCGACCCGGTTCGCCGCGAGATTGCCCGTTTGGCTATGCACCGTTTGGTAACGGATGGCCGTATCCACCCGGCACGTATCGAAGAGGTGGTTGCCAAAACCAAAAAGCAAATTGAAGAAGAAATAGTAGAGATCGGTGAGCGTACCGTGATCGATTTAGGTATCCACGGCTTACACCCGGAACTGATCCGTATGGTTGGCCGTATGCGTTACCGTTCATCTTACGGTCAAAACTTGCTGCAACACTCGCGCGAGGTAGCTAACTTCTGTGCTACTATGGCGGCAGAGCTGGGCTTAAACGTAAAACTGGCTAAACGCGCCGGCTTATTACACGATATTGGTAAAGTACCAGATGATAACCCTGAGTTGCCACACGCAATTTTAGGTATGCAACTGGCCGAGAAATATAAAGAACACCCGGAAGTGTGCAACGCTATCGGTGCCCACCACGACGAGATCGAGATGACATCAATGATTTCGCCGATTATCCAGGCTTGTGATGCTATTTCTGGCGCACGCCCTGGTGCACGCCGCGAGGTGGTTGAAAGCTATATTAAACGTTTGAAAGAACTGGAAGAGTTAGCCCTGTCATACCCTGGCGTTGAAAAAACCTTCGCTATACAAGCCGGCCGCGAACTGCGTGTTGTGGTAGAGAGCGAAAAGATTAGTGATGCACAGTCTGAAATACTGGCGGCGGATATTTCAAACCGTATCCAAACAGAGATGACCTATCCGGGCCAGATCAAAGTTACCGTAATCAGGGAAACCCGTTCGGTAGCGTTTGCTAAATAAAAGCCCCTCCCAAACCCTTCCGCCTAACGGCGGAGAGGGCTACAATATTTGATACAAGAGATTCAATCGTATTGAAACCAAATACAAAAAAAACTTCTAAAAACATCAGTGGGGCCCAGCGCCCCATTGATGTTTATTTTGCGCTGTATAATGAGCGTTACCCGTCTGTTGGCGATAAACTGATACTGAGTATATTTTTGCTTGGTTTTTATTTCTCTATTTTAGGATTGGTGTGGATTGTCCCGTTTCCACAGTTGAGCTGGCTGAGTAGTTTTAAAGGTTACTTTACCTGGGCTTCGTTTTATGTGGCTGGTTTGGGCTTTTACTGGTACAAGCAGTCGCCGGTATTATCTTATTTTTTATTCATCCTATTATTTGCATTATCGTACTGTGCATCGCAATTGGCCGAGATTGGCGCGTTGGTTGGCCCGCCGGTATGGGTTATTTGTACACCTGTTTTAATTGCATCATTGATTAGTTTATTTGTCATTTCCCGTAAACGTCAAACAGCTTTTGTAAGCACCATTTTGCAATTGCCTGTGTGGTTGGTAAGTTTCCTCGCCAAAAAACTCGGTGCGCGATTTTAATTTGACAATTTGCTAATTCGATAATTTGTTAATGCCTGAAAAACCTTAATCAGCAATTAGAAAAATATTTTCCTTAGCTATAACACATTCGGTCTTTAACATTATCAAATTGACAAATTGCCGAATTGGCAAATTATTGTTAAATATTAGTTCTGTTTTGGTTTCAAACATAATCCTTTGTTAACATTGGCTTAATATTATTGCTGAACCTTTGTGCTCAAATTGAACACACATGAAGAAGCTCTACTTAATTCTCTTATCCGTTCTCACAATCTCCTTTGCCATTCCTGCCAGTGCGCAGATCACTACTACGGTGTTAAGTGGTAAAGTTGTAGATTCGAAAGGCGTTACCATGCCGGGTGTAACTATCCAGGCGGTAAACACTAGCACAGGTACACGTTACGGTGCGCAAACTAACGCAGATGGCCGGTATACCATCGCCAACGTTAACCCAGGTGGCCCTTACACCATCACAGTTACTTTTATCGGTTACAAAAAAGAAGAACGCCCGGACCTTACCTTCAATTTAGGTGGTATGACGTTCAATTTTATGTTATCTGAAGAAGCTACTGCTTTGAAAGAGGTTACTGTACGTTCTACAGCAGGCCCAACTAAAACTGGTGCAGGTACACGTATCGGTCAAAACGCAATTAAAACGTTACCATCTATCAACCGTAACTTTGCCGATTTA
Coding sequences within:
- the rny gene encoding ribonuclease Y; translated protein: MNTLYVIIGLLIGAIIGIVIGRFLLRKLFKEQETSAQNKVKKILKEAENNAEILKKNKLLEAKEKFLQLKAEHEQEVNSKNNNLNQRENSLKQKEQSLNSKLENANRRDAEVDNVRKNLERQTELAVKKQEEVEHLKQQHLQQLETIAGISAEEAKNQLVDNLREEARTKAMMQIKDIVDEAKLTATKEAKKVVIQTIQRTATESAIENTVSIFNIENDEIKGRIIGREGRNIRALEAATGIEIIVDDTPEAIILSGFDPVRREIARLAMHRLVTDGRIHPARIEEVVAKTKKQIEEEIVEIGERTVIDLGIHGLHPELIRMVGRMRYRSSYGQNLLQHSREVANFCATMAAELGLNVKLAKRAGLLHDIGKVPDDNPELPHAILGMQLAEKYKEHPEVCNAIGAHHDEIEMTSMISPIIQACDAISGARPGARREVVESYIKRLKELEELALSYPGVEKTFAIQAGRELRVVVESEKISDAQSEILAADISNRIQTEMTYPGQIKVTVIRETRSVAFAK
- the pheT gene encoding phenylalanine--tRNA ligase subunit beta; translation: MKISYNWLKEFIQTDKTPAEISQILTSTGLEVESLEKVQAIPGGLEGLVIGYVKDCAQHPNADRLRVTHVDVGSGEDLQIVCGAPNVAAGQKVVVAVVGTTVYPTHGEPFKIAKSKIRGEVSEGMICADDEIGLGESHAGIMELPADAIVGTLAKDYFNLPDDYMYEIGLTPNRADATSHLGTARDIAAYLRTHITKPDVSAFAVDNNSLVIPVEVESKAAIRYSSLTISGITVGESPKWLKERLAVIGVRSINNVVDITNFVLHDLGQPMHAFDADKITGNKVIVKTVAEGTPFVTLDGVERKLHQDDLMICNTNEPMCIAGVFGGATSGVSDATTNIFLESAYFNPVSVRKTSKRFGLKTDSSFRFERGTDPDMTVFALKRAALLIKEIAGGSISSDTSDIYPAKAEAFQVEFSYKNAIRLIGKDIPAAEIKAIIEALDIKVEQESAEGLLLAVPAYRVDVTREVDVIEEVLRIYGYNNIEIPTQIRASLNTSAKPERDTIQRIISELLTANGFNEMLANSLTSSSYATDLEHAVKILNPLSNDLDIMRQTLLYSGLEAIAYNQNRKNANVKLYEFGKVYGVKEDKYTENRQLSLFISGANQGEQWGHKSETVSFYHLKGAVDELIDRLNLNDYSVEDVADDELSYGLQYNYRGGKTLVKFGSVQGSALKKTDVEKEVFFALFNFDLILQLVQKNKITFKDVSKFPAVRRDLSMLVDQSVTFNQLKLIAQKTERKLLTEVNVFDVYQGDKLPAGKKSYALSFILQDEEKTLTDKAIDSIMQKLIHNLGKEAGAEIRK
- a CDS encoding cell division protein ZapA, with amino-acid sequence MGEISIKINIADRVYPLKVSMEEEEIIRRAAKLIGDRLKEYQENYAVRDKQDLLSMAVLHYATASLKAERKVTVEDTEVADGVYKLDQLLTDFFSK
- the radC gene encoding RadC family protein — translated: MEPYETKISIKAWAEEDRPREKLNAQGRRALSDAELIAILIGSGNRDESAVELSKRILHHYGNDLNKLGKVSVSELSRFKGIGEAKAISIIAALELGRRRSDTETKVADVITGSNSAWQILRRHLVDLNHEEFWILLLSRNNKVIGKELISKGGLSGTVADPKIIFNIALLHQASSIILAHNHPSGNLKPSQQDIDLTRKLHQAGKILDINVFDHLIITDDGFLSFADEGLL